A single window of Pyxicephalus adspersus chromosome 10, UCB_Pads_2.0, whole genome shotgun sequence DNA harbors:
- the LOC140339913 gene encoding uncharacterized protein, translated as MSYVVSNKNLDDMDVLQSISTRSDDGNSDNSQDEVLTFSPDLGLSPVTCLSGNMDHLYCIDSISPRRRLKLSPDSQNPSPSEKPLLNTMGTAALSDLLIEATPPHICSKSNSSHESTIHKPLKKKATRRVNVRDNEENRSQADSRKKKSRMKILELFQSPEFDVGHQTSRIENNQEGSLNQIDKEKEINGISDNKLFMMSDISPTLNAADNEDDDLIGDFSKLYCLPVERGKHQDLKYITNDTLAHLLQGRYKDAVENYYVVDCRYPYEYTGGHIKGASNLYKEEHISEYFLKMPSLPQSRTVLIFHCEFSSERAPKLCRILRNLDRKANVYPHLFYPELYLLKGGYKEFYENFKDLCEPQGYVNMLHSDFTDQLRKYHKKKRPSSRQKVRKELFKPLNSNKRFSPVTTQSLLKL; from the exons ATGTCCTATGTTGTAAGTAACAAAAATCTAGATGATATGGACGTGTTACAAAGTATTAGCACCAGAAGTGATGATGGGAATTCTGACAATAGCCAGGATGAGGTGCTGACCTTCTCTCCGGATCTGGGATTGTCACCTGTCACCTGCCTTTCTGGAAATATGGATCATCTATACTGCATAGACAG TATCAGTCCAAGGAGAAGGCTGAAACTTTCCCCCGACTCCCAGAATCCCAGCCCAAGCGAGAAACCGCTACTTAATACCATGGGAACAGCTGCCCTTTCAG attTACTTATTGAGGCAACTCCTCCACATATCTGCAGCAAAAG CAATTCCTCACATGAATCCACCATCCACAAACCA CTCAAGAAGAAAGCAACAAGAAGAGTAAATGTGAGGGACAACGAGGAGAACAGAAGCCAAGCAGATAGCAGAAAG aaaaagtcTAGAATGAAGATTTTAGAATTATTCCAAAGCCCAGAGTTTGATGTGGGGCATCAAACTTCCAGAATAGAAAACAACCAAGAAGGATCCCTCAATCAGATCGACAAGGAAAAAGAAATTAATGGCATTTCTGATAATAAATTGTTTATG ATGAGTGACATCAGTCCAACCCTTAATGCTGCTGATAATGAAGATGATGATCTAATTGGTGATTTTTCTAAA CTGTATTGTTTACCCGTGGAAAGAGGAAAACATCAAGACCTTAAATATATCACTAATGATACA TTAGCACATCTACTACAAGGAAGATATAAGGACGCTGTGGAGAATTACTATGTGGTCGATTGCCGGTATCCATATGAGTATACCGGGGGGCATATCAAG GGAGCCTCGAATTTATATAAAGAAGAACACATATCAGAATATTTCCTTAAgatgccatctcttccccagagTCGAACAGTGCTAATATTTCATTGTGAATTCTCCTCAGAAAGAGCTCCAAAATT GTGTCGTATTTTAAGAAACTTGGACAGGAAGGCGAATGTATATCCGCATTTATTTTACCCTGAACTCTACTTGTTAAAGGGTGGTTATAAGGAGTTTTATGAAAACTTTAAg gatctTTGTGAGCCACAAGGTTATGTGAACATGCTTCACAGTGATTTCACAGATCAACTAAGGAAAtaccataaaaagaaaagacCCTCCTCGAGACAAAAGGTGCGCAAGGAGCTTTTCAAACCACTGAACTCCAACAAACGCTTCAGTCCTGTAACAACACAAAGTTTATTAAAACTCTAA